The following proteins are encoded in a genomic region of Pseudomonas saponiphila:
- a CDS encoding RDD family protein — MLETTATPRNASLHPPLDTRYQVETPEGIDLPLRPAGLLVRTLAFALDLGIRGLVLGLLFIVLGFFGEIGIGLGSILLFLISWWYMVLFEVLNQGRSPGKQLMGLRVVQDDGTPIGWSASLTRNLLRFADMLPFGYFLGAISCLQHPTFKRLGDLAAGTLVIYREQSLSRPQLPDATPRSAPFALSLNEQRAILGFAERQGQLSAERTRELAGILAQPLHLPAAQATAELNGIARGFLGST; from the coding sequence ATGCTTGAGACGACAGCAACGCCAAGGAACGCATCGCTGCACCCGCCACTGGATACGCGGTATCAGGTCGAAACCCCCGAGGGTATCGATCTGCCGCTGCGACCGGCGGGGTTGCTGGTGCGTACCCTGGCGTTTGCCCTCGACCTGGGCATTCGCGGGCTGGTGTTGGGCCTGCTGTTCATCGTGCTGGGCTTTTTCGGCGAGATCGGCATCGGCCTCGGCTCGATCCTGCTGTTCCTGATCAGCTGGTGGTACATGGTGCTGTTCGAGGTGCTGAACCAGGGCCGCTCGCCCGGCAAGCAGCTGATGGGACTGCGCGTGGTTCAGGACGATGGCACGCCCATTGGCTGGAGCGCCTCCCTGACCCGCAACCTGCTGCGCTTTGCCGACATGTTGCCGTTCGGCTACTTCCTCGGCGCCATCAGTTGCCTGCAGCATCCAACCTTCAAGCGCCTCGGCGACCTGGCCGCCGGCACCCTGGTGATCTACCGCGAGCAATCCCTGAGCCGACCGCAACTGCCCGACGCCACGCCCCGCTCCGCGCCCTTCGCCCTGAGCCTGAATGAACAGCGGGCGATCCTCGGCTTTGCCGAACGCCAGGGCCAGCTGTCCGCCGAACGAACCCGGGAACTGGCAGGCATCCTCGCGCAACCGCTGCACCTGCCCGCAGCCCAGGCGACAGCCGAACTTAATGGCATAGCCCGCGGCTTTCTGGGATCCACATGA
- the sbcB gene encoding exodeoxyribonuclease I, protein MTSLFWYDYETTGINPRCDRPLQVAGIRTDLALNEIDEPVNLYCQPSDDILPHPAACMITGITPGRLAAQGLSEADFMTRVHAQLARPGTCGVGYNTLRFDDEVTRYSLYRNFFDPYAREWQGGNSRWDLIDVVRTAYALRPEGIVWPEEQGQVTLRLERLTAANGIDHGQAHDALSDVRATIALARLIRDRQPKLYDWLFQLRSKQRVMDQIRLLQPLVHISGRFSAARHYLGVVLPLAWHPRNRNALIVCDLHLDPQGLLDLDAETLRQRLYTRRDDLADGELPVPLKLIHINRCPVVAPLNVLRGEDQQRLHLDMEQYQRRAGLLTETQEVWRDKLSLIYAPDEFAASEDPEQQLYDGFIGDRDRRLCEQVREADPLHLARQQWPFDDERLPELLFRYRARNFPETLDEAEQERWRAFCRQRLLEPKLGAPNTLESFAQGLEQSLLSADPRQRQVLDEWQAHVQDLSGRLAL, encoded by the coding sequence GTGACTTCCCTCTTTTGGTACGACTACGAAACCACCGGCATCAATCCGCGCTGCGATCGCCCGTTGCAAGTGGCCGGTATTCGCACCGACCTGGCGCTCAACGAGATCGACGAGCCGGTCAACCTCTATTGCCAGCCCAGCGACGACATCCTGCCGCACCCGGCGGCCTGCATGATCACCGGCATCACCCCCGGTCGCCTGGCGGCCCAGGGCTTGAGCGAGGCGGACTTCATGACCCGGGTGCACGCCCAGTTGGCGCGCCCGGGCACCTGTGGCGTGGGCTACAACACCCTGCGCTTTGACGATGAGGTGACCCGCTACAGCCTGTATCGCAATTTCTTCGATCCCTATGCCCGCGAGTGGCAGGGCGGCAACAGTCGCTGGGATCTGATCGATGTGGTGCGCACCGCCTATGCCTTGCGTCCCGAAGGCATCGTCTGGCCCGAGGAGCAAGGGCAGGTGACCCTCAGGCTGGAACGGCTGACCGCGGCCAACGGCATCGATCATGGCCAGGCCCACGATGCGCTGTCCGATGTTCGAGCGACCATAGCCCTGGCGCGATTGATTCGTGACCGGCAACCCAAGCTCTATGACTGGCTGTTCCAGCTGCGCAGCAAACAGCGGGTGATGGATCAGATTCGCCTGTTGCAGCCTCTGGTGCATATTTCCGGGCGCTTTTCCGCTGCGCGCCACTACCTCGGCGTGGTGTTGCCCCTGGCCTGGCATCCGCGCAATCGCAATGCGCTGATTGTCTGTGACTTGCATCTGGATCCTCAGGGATTGCTGGACCTGGACGCTGAAACCTTGCGCCAGCGTTTATATACCCGGCGTGATGATCTGGCGGACGGCGAGTTGCCGGTGCCGTTGAAACTCATCCATATCAATCGCTGCCCGGTAGTGGCGCCCTTGAATGTCTTGCGGGGCGAGGATCAACAGCGATTGCACTTGGATATGGAGCAGTACCAGCGCCGGGCCGGGCTTTTGACGGAAACTCAGGAAGTTTGGCGGGATAAACTTTCGCTGATTTATGCTCCCGATGAGTTCGCGGCCAGCGAGGATCCGGAGCAACAGTTGTACGACGGCTTTATTGGCGATCGCGACCGGCGATTGTGTGAGCAAGTACGTGAAGCCGATCCGCTGCATTTGGCTCGGCAACAGTGGCCCTTTGATGATGAGCGCTTGCCGGAATTGCTCTTTCGCTACCGCGCTCGCAACTTTCCGGAAACATTGGATGAAGCCGAGCAAGAGCGTTGGCGGGCATTTTGCCGCCAGCGTTTGCTAGAGCCGAAACTCGGCGCGCCCAATACCCTGGAAAGTTTTGCCCAGGGGCTTGAACAATCGTTGTTAAGTGCAGATCCCCGGCAACGTCAGGTGCTGGATGAATGGCAGGCCCATGTTCAGGACCTGAGCGGGCGCCTGGCTCTTTGA
- the mvaT gene encoding histone-like nucleoid-structuring protein MvaT, producing MSLINEYRATEEAIKELQARLKNLSQDDKLKTELEFEGKLRSLMGEYSKSLRDIIALLDPESKVKAPRAAVKTTGTKRARKVKQYKNPHNGEVIETKGGNHKTLKEWKAKWGGDVVEGWATLLG from the coding sequence ATGTCCCTGATCAACGAATACCGTGCTACAGAAGAAGCCATTAAAGAACTGCAAGCACGTTTGAAGAACCTGTCCCAGGACGACAAACTGAAAACCGAACTGGAATTCGAAGGCAAACTGCGCAGCCTGATGGGCGAGTACTCCAAGTCCCTGCGCGACATCATTGCCCTGCTGGATCCGGAGTCGAAAGTTAAAGCGCCTCGCGCTGCTGTAAAAACCACTGGCACCAAGCGTGCCCGCAAAGTTAAACAGTACAAGAACCCGCACAACGGTGAAGTCATCGAAACCAAAGGCGGCAACCACAAGACTCTGAAAGAGTGGAAAGCCAAGTGGGGCGGCGACGTGGTCGAAGGCTGGGCAACCCTGCTGGGCTAA
- the purU gene encoding formyltetrahydrofolate deformylase: MRTFRLVISCPDRVGIVAKVSNFLASHNGWITEASHHSDNLSGWFFMRHEIRADSLPFGLEAFRQAFAPIAEEFSMDWRITDTAEKKRVVLMASRESHCLADLLHRWHSDELDCEIACVISNHDDLRSMVEWHGIPYYHVPVNPQDKEPAFAEVSRLVKQHDAEVVVLARYMQILPPELCREYAHKVINIHHSFLPSFVGAKPYHQASLRGVKLIGATCHYVTEELDAGPIIEQDVVRVSHSDSIEDMVRFGRDVEKMVLARGLRYHLEDRVLVHGNKTVVF, translated from the coding sequence ATGCGCACCTTTCGGTTGGTGATTTCTTGCCCTGACCGCGTTGGCATCGTTGCCAAAGTCAGTAACTTTCTGGCCTCCCATAACGGTTGGATCACCGAAGCGAGCCACCACTCGGACAATCTCAGTGGCTGGTTCTTCATGCGTCACGAGATTCGTGCCGACTCCCTGCCTTTTGGCCTGGAGGCTTTTCGCCAGGCCTTTGCGCCGATCGCCGAAGAGTTCTCGATGGACTGGCGCATCACCGATACCGCCGAGAAAAAGCGCGTCGTGCTGATGGCCAGCCGCGAGTCCCATTGCCTGGCGGATCTGTTGCACCGCTGGCACAGCGATGAGCTCGATTGCGAAATCGCCTGTGTGATCTCCAACCACGACGACCTGCGCAGCATGGTCGAGTGGCATGGCATTCCTTACTACCATGTGCCGGTCAATCCTCAGGACAAGGAGCCGGCGTTTGCCGAGGTGTCGCGTCTGGTCAAGCAGCACGATGCCGAGGTGGTGGTGCTGGCGCGCTACATGCAGATCCTGCCGCCTGAGCTGTGCCGCGAATATGCGCACAAGGTGATCAACATCCACCACAGCTTCCTGCCGTCCTTCGTCGGCGCCAAGCCTTACCACCAGGCGTCCCTGCGTGGGGTGAAGCTGATTGGCGCCACTTGCCACTACGTCACCGAAGAGCTGGACGCCGGTCCGATCATCGAGCAGGACGTGGTGCGGGTCAGCCACAGCGACAGCATCGAGGACATGGTGCGTTTCGGTCGTGATGTGGAGAAGATGGTCCTGGCCCGCGGCCTGCGCTACCACCTGGAAGACCGGGTGCTGGTGCACGGCAACAAGACCGTGGTGTTCTGA
- a CDS encoding methyl-accepting chemotaxis protein, translated as MLNSDEQASRTNSVAAAINQLGAAAQEIARNAAQASQQASDARNLAEDGQQVVDRSIQAMNQLSEMISASSSNIETLNSKTVNIGQILEVITSISQQTNLLALNAAIEAARAGEAGRGFAVVADEVRNLAHRTQESAQQVQTMIEELQVGARESVSTMSNSQRHSQDSVEIANQAGERLSSVTQRIGEIDGMNQSVATATEEQTSVVESINMDITEINTLNQEGVENLQATLRACSDLEQQSARLKHLVGSFRI; from the coding sequence ATGCTCAATTCCGATGAACAGGCCAGCCGCACCAACAGCGTCGCCGCCGCCATCAATCAACTGGGGGCCGCGGCCCAGGAAATCGCCCGCAATGCCGCCCAGGCCTCACAACAGGCCAGCGACGCTCGCAACCTGGCCGAAGACGGCCAGCAAGTGGTGGATCGCAGCATCCAGGCGATGAACCAGCTGTCGGAGATGATCAGTGCCTCCAGCAGCAACATCGAAACCCTCAACAGCAAGACTGTGAACATCGGGCAGATTCTCGAAGTCATCACCAGCATTTCCCAGCAGACCAACCTGCTGGCGCTCAACGCTGCCATCGAAGCGGCCCGTGCCGGCGAGGCCGGCCGTGGATTCGCCGTAGTGGCCGATGAAGTACGCAACCTGGCGCACCGCACCCAAGAATCGGCCCAGCAAGTGCAAACCATGATCGAGGAGTTGCAAGTGGGCGCCCGGGAATCGGTCAGCACCATGAGCAACAGTCAGCGCCACAGCCAGGACAGCGTGGAGATCGCCAACCAGGCCGGGGAGCGGCTGAGCAGCGTGACCCAGCGCATTGGCGAGATCGACGGCATGAACCAGTCGGTGGCCACCGCCACGGAAGAACAGACCTCGGTGGTCGAATCCATCAACATGGACATCACCGAAATCAACACGCTGAATCAGGAAGGCGTTGAAAACCTGCAGGCGACCCTGCGGGCCTGCTCGGATCTGGAACAGCAATCGGCGCGCTTGAAGCACCTGGTAGGCAGCTTCAGGATTTGA
- a CDS encoding helicase HerA-like domain-containing protein, whose amino-acid sequence MPDSLQLIIGADLGGQPVAQAMRLANRHGLVAGATGTGKTVTLQRLAEAFSDAGVAVFAADIKGDLCGLGAAGDPQGKVAARIAEMPWLKHRPQAYPVTLWDIQGQSGHPLRTTLSEMGPLLLGSLLELTDSQQSALYAAFKVADREGLLLLDLKDLKALLNHLRDNPQLLGDDAALMTSGSSQALLRRLAILEQQGAEALFGEPALQLNDILQPAADGRGRIHLLDASRLVHEAPKVYATFLLWLLAELFEQLPERGDGEKPLLALFFDEAHLLFSGTPKALQDRLEQVVRLIRSKGVGVYFVTQSPGDLPDDVLAQLGLRIQHGLRAFTAKEQKSLRAVADGFRPNPAFDALSVLTELGIGEALVGTLQDKGTPEVVQRVLVAPPQSRIGPLTADERQALIASSPLQGRYDQPIDRESAYEVLMGRKNLAPEESATADKPGEQEPSLADRAGEFLGTAAGQALKSAMRQAANQLGRQLVRGLMGSLLGGSKRR is encoded by the coding sequence ATGCCTGACTCTTTGCAACTGATTATCGGTGCCGATCTCGGTGGCCAGCCGGTCGCCCAGGCCATGCGCCTGGCCAACCGCCACGGGCTGGTGGCCGGCGCTACCGGTACCGGCAAGACCGTGACCCTGCAGCGCCTGGCAGAAGCGTTCAGTGACGCCGGGGTCGCGGTGTTCGCTGCGGATATCAAGGGCGACCTGTGCGGGCTGGGCGCCGCGGGGGATCCCCAAGGCAAGGTCGCCGCGCGAATTGCCGAGATGCCGTGGCTCAAGCATCGGCCTCAGGCTTATCCAGTAACGCTGTGGGATATCCAGGGGCAATCCGGTCATCCCCTGCGTACCACGTTGAGCGAAATGGGGCCGCTGTTGCTGGGAAGCTTGCTGGAACTGACCGACAGCCAGCAGTCGGCGCTGTATGCGGCATTCAAGGTGGCCGACCGTGAGGGGCTGTTGCTGCTGGACCTGAAGGATCTGAAGGCGCTGCTCAATCACCTCAGGGACAATCCGCAGTTGTTGGGAGACGATGCCGCGCTGATGACCAGCGGCTCCAGCCAGGCGTTGTTACGGCGTTTGGCAATCTTGGAGCAGCAGGGCGCAGAGGCGTTGTTCGGCGAGCCGGCGCTGCAACTCAATGACATCCTGCAACCGGCTGCCGATGGTCGCGGGCGCATTCACCTGCTGGATGCCAGTCGTCTGGTGCATGAAGCACCGAAGGTCTATGCCACCTTCCTTTTATGGCTGCTGGCCGAACTGTTCGAGCAACTGCCGGAGCGCGGGGATGGGGAAAAACCTCTGCTTGCGCTGTTTTTTGACGAGGCACACTTGTTGTTTTCCGGTACACCCAAGGCGCTGCAGGACCGCCTGGAGCAGGTGGTGCGGCTGATTCGTTCCAAAGGCGTGGGGGTGTATTTCGTGACTCAGTCGCCCGGGGATTTGCCGGACGATGTGCTGGCGCAGTTGGGCCTGCGGATTCAACACGGCTTGCGGGCCTTCACCGCCAAGGAGCAGAAGTCGTTGCGTGCGGTGGCCGATGGTTTTCGTCCCAATCCGGCGTTTGACGCGCTGTCGGTGCTGACCGAGCTGGGCATCGGCGAGGCGTTGGTGGGCACCCTGCAGGACAAGGGAACTCCGGAAGTGGTCCAGCGTGTGCTGGTGGCGCCGCCGCAATCACGGATCGGGCCGCTGACCGCCGACGAGCGCCAGGCCTTGATTGCCAGCTCGCCGCTGCAGGGGCGTTATGACCAGCCGATCGATCGTGAGTCGGCTTATGAAGTGCTCATGGGGCGCAAGAATCTGGCGCCCGAGGAGTCCGCAACGGCAGACAAGCCGGGAGAGCAGGAGCCGAGTCTGGCGGATCGCGCTGGTGAGTTTCTCGGCACCGCGGCCGGGCAGGCCTTGAAGTCGGCCATGCGTCAGGCGGCCAATCAGTTGGGGCGGCAATTGGTCAGGGGGCTGATGGGCTCGTTGCTGGGCGGCAGCAAGCGGCGCTGA